The proteins below come from a single Sorghum bicolor cultivar BTx623 chromosome 4, Sorghum_bicolor_NCBIv3, whole genome shotgun sequence genomic window:
- the LOC8056266 gene encoding outer envelope pore protein 21, chloroplastic isoform X4: METSLRLRSGGGLRIHAKEKLPLGHSSLLQAHAELDLHTSPAGVTAPSYLALFVRHFYPQLSANLGAGVQLHNGDDLTYSLRAKKAVLFRPDNGFLGLNLKGRLLIDKEFKPFQPVLLGPCRQRHLEPLNWPGPYLTSNRAKM; encoded by the exons ATGGAGACCTCGCTGCGCCTGCGCAGTGGCGGCGGCCTCCGCATCCACGCCAAGGAGAAGCTGCCCCTCGGCCACAGCTCGCTGCTGCAG GCTCATGCGGAGCTCGACCTCCACACAAGCCCCGCCGGAGTTACTGCCCCGAGTTACCTCGCTCTCTTTGTCAGGCACTTCTACCCCCAG CTATCAGCCAACCTCGGAGCTGGCGTCCAGTTGCACAACGGCGATGACCTCACCTACAGCCTTCGCGCCAAGAAGGCCGTCCTCTTCAGACCAGACAATGGCTTTCTAGGCCTAAACCTCAAAGGACGCCTACTTATCGACAAAGAGTTCAAGCCG TTTCAGCCTGTGCTCCTTGGTCCTTGCAGACAAAGACATCTGGAGCCGTTGAATTGGCCTGGACCATACTTGACTTCAAACAGGGCCAAGATGTAA
- the LOC8056266 gene encoding outer envelope pore protein 21, chloroplastic isoform X3: METSLRLRSGGGLRIHAKEKLPLGHSSLLQAHAELDLHTSPAGVTAPSYLALFVRHFYPQLSANLGAGVQLHNGDDLTYSLRAKKAVLFRPDNGFLGLNLKGRLLIDKEFKPTKTSGAVELAWTILDFKQGQDVRLKVGYELDDKVPYFQLRENSWTLNAYMDGKWDVRFEM, encoded by the exons ATGGAGACCTCGCTGCGCCTGCGCAGTGGCGGCGGCCTCCGCATCCACGCCAAGGAGAAGCTGCCCCTCGGCCACAGCTCGCTGCTGCAG GCTCATGCGGAGCTCGACCTCCACACAAGCCCCGCCGGAGTTACTGCCCCGAGTTACCTCGCTCTCTTTGTCAGGCACTTCTACCCCCAG CTATCAGCCAACCTCGGAGCTGGCGTCCAGTTGCACAACGGCGATGACCTCACCTACAGCCTTCGCGCCAAGAAGGCCGTCCTCTTCAGACCAGACAATGGCTTTCTAGGCCTAAACCTCAAAGGACGCCTACTTATCGACAAAGAGTTCAAGCCG ACAAAGACATCTGGAGCCGTTGAATTGGCCTGGACCATACTTGACTTCAAACAGGGCCAAGATGTAAGGCTCAAAGTTGGCTACGAATTGGATGACAAG GTGCCTTATTTCCAGCTTAGAGAAAACAGTTGGACGCTGAATGCTTATATGGATGGGAAATGGGATGTTAGATTTGAAATGTGA
- the LOC8056266 gene encoding uncharacterized protein LOC8056266 isoform X1, with amino-acid sequence MKGKMATRLLGQPQKKGREREPRAAAGQPRMMMCPGLSGPAHGPSSLLPILPAGRRRLIGNSALPHLVAVQVQSARPRPRRRSLRVNPTGPIVARLRELLSRSVPLLKRPSPLPAHGDLAAPAQWRRPPHPRQGEAAPRPQLAAAGSCGARPPHKPRRSYCPELPRSLCQALLPPANLGAGVQLHNGDDLTYSLRAKKAVLFRPDNGFLGLNLKGRLLIDKEFKPTKTSGAVELAWTILDFKQGQDVRLKVGYELDDKVPYFQLRENSWTLNAYMDGKWDVRFEM; translated from the exons ATGAAAGGCAAAATGGCAACAAGGTTGCTAGGCCAGCCTCAGAAAAAAGGGAGGGAAAGGGAGCCCAGAGCGGCCGCCGGCCAGCCCAGGATGATGATGTGCCCCGGCCTATCCGGCCCCGCCCATGGCCCATCGTCTCTTCTCCCTATCttaccggccggccggcggcggctaATCGGCAATTCGGCCTTGCCTCACCTCGTCGCAGTCCAGGTCCAGTCcgcccgcccccgcccccgccgccggAGTCTCAGAGTAAACCCTACCGGACCTATCGTGGCGCGACTGCGGGAGCTGCTCTCTCGCTCCGTCCCTCTTCTCAAGCGGCCAAGCCCGCTGCCCGCCCATGGAGACCTCGCTGCGCCTGCGCAGTGGCGGCGGCCTCCGCATCCACGCCAAGGAGAAGCTGCCCCTCGGCCACAGCTCGCTGCTGCAG GCTCATGCGGAGCTCGACCTCCACACAAGCCCCGCCGGAGTTACTGCCCCGAGTTACCTCGCTCTCTTTGTCAGGCACTTCTACCCCCAG CCAACCTCGGAGCTGGCGTCCAGTTGCACAACGGCGATGACCTCACCTACAGCCTTCGCGCCAAGAAGGCCGTCCTCTTCAGACCAGACAATGGCTTTCTAGGCCTAAACCTCAAAGGACGCCTACTTATCGACAAAGAGTTCAAGCCG ACAAAGACATCTGGAGCCGTTGAATTGGCCTGGACCATACTTGACTTCAAACAGGGCCAAGATGTAAGGCTCAAAGTTGGCTACGAATTGGATGACAAG GTGCCTTATTTCCAGCTTAGAGAAAACAGTTGGACGCTGAATGCTTATATGGATGGGAAATGGGATGTTAGATTTGAAATGTGA
- the LOC8056266 gene encoding uncharacterized protein LOC8056266 isoform X2, whose amino-acid sequence MKGKMATRLLGQPQKKGREREPRAAAGQPRMMMCPGLSGPAHGPSSLLPILPAGRRRLIGNSALPHLVAVQVQSARPRPRRRSLRVNPTGPIVARLRELLSRSVPLLKRPSPLPAHGDLAAPAQWRRPPHPRQGEAAPRPQLAAAGSCGARPPHKPRRSYCPELPRSLCQALLPPANLGAGVQLHNGDDLTYSLRAKKAVLFRPDNGFLGLNLKGRLLIDKEFKPFQPVLLGPCRQRHLEPLNWPGPYLTSNRAKM is encoded by the exons ATGAAAGGCAAAATGGCAACAAGGTTGCTAGGCCAGCCTCAGAAAAAAGGGAGGGAAAGGGAGCCCAGAGCGGCCGCCGGCCAGCCCAGGATGATGATGTGCCCCGGCCTATCCGGCCCCGCCCATGGCCCATCGTCTCTTCTCCCTATCttaccggccggccggcggcggctaATCGGCAATTCGGCCTTGCCTCACCTCGTCGCAGTCCAGGTCCAGTCcgcccgcccccgcccccgccgccggAGTCTCAGAGTAAACCCTACCGGACCTATCGTGGCGCGACTGCGGGAGCTGCTCTCTCGCTCCGTCCCTCTTCTCAAGCGGCCAAGCCCGCTGCCCGCCCATGGAGACCTCGCTGCGCCTGCGCAGTGGCGGCGGCCTCCGCATCCACGCCAAGGAGAAGCTGCCCCTCGGCCACAGCTCGCTGCTGCAG GCTCATGCGGAGCTCGACCTCCACACAAGCCCCGCCGGAGTTACTGCCCCGAGTTACCTCGCTCTCTTTGTCAGGCACTTCTACCCCCAG CCAACCTCGGAGCTGGCGTCCAGTTGCACAACGGCGATGACCTCACCTACAGCCTTCGCGCCAAGAAGGCCGTCCTCTTCAGACCAGACAATGGCTTTCTAGGCCTAAACCTCAAAGGACGCCTACTTATCGACAAAGAGTTCAAGCCG TTTCAGCCTGTGCTCCTTGGTCCTTGCAGACAAAGACATCTGGAGCCGTTGAATTGGCCTGGACCATACTTGACTTCAAACAGGGCCAAGATGTAA